One part of the Sorangiineae bacterium MSr11954 genome encodes these proteins:
- a CDS encoding PEGA domain-containing protein encodes MAALHQLRQAAVLGMVGLLAAAGVGGCAGGTPPRTVSLRMHGQPETATVTVDEQWIGNLARVTRYGVALPPGRHRITVEAPGHFPWDRLVDVKEGDPPVQLDVALVAIPD; translated from the coding sequence ATGGCTGCGCTCCATCAGCTGCGGCAAGCCGCCGTACTGGGCATGGTAGGGCTGCTCGCGGCCGCTGGCGTGGGAGGCTGCGCCGGTGGAACCCCGCCGCGCACGGTCTCCTTGCGGATGCACGGTCAACCGGAGACCGCCACCGTCACCGTCGACGAACAATGGATTGGCAACCTGGCGCGGGTCACCCGTTATGGGGTGGCGCTTCCACCGGGGCGGCACCGCATCACCGTCGAAGCGCCGGGTCACTTTCCGTGGGATCGGTTGGTGGATGTTAAAGAGGGCGATCCACCGGTTCAGCTGGATGTCGCGCTGGTGGCGATACCGGACTGA